Proteins co-encoded in one Malus sylvestris chromosome 9, drMalSylv7.2, whole genome shotgun sequence genomic window:
- the LOC126582969 gene encoding uncharacterized protein LOC126582969 has translation MQQLTSFVVGLLFLMHALGEFTIHAHQGKNELSVTGNGPSDQQEIIEHGISIAGSRMIGLGGRKMAAHKVFRKLEPARAVGPNRDTRSSTTSTNSGKESAYAWEETTKYDETDDPKLTEETRRLLKATREALNLMTKDYQGRDRRRKPPINNHEPQH, from the exons ATGCAACAGCTTACAAGCTTCGTAGTCGGGCTTCTTTTTTTAATGCACGCCCTAGGCGAGTTTACCATACATGCTCATCAAG GTAAAAATGAGCTTTCAGTTACCGGAAATGGACCATCTGATCAACAG GAAATAATCGAGCATGGAATTTCAATAGCTGGGTCAAGGATGATAGGGCTTGGAGGAAGAAAAATGGCGGCACACAAAGTGTTTAGGAAGTTAGAGCCTGCAAGAGCAGTTGGGCCGAATAGAGATACCCGTAGTTCTACTACATCAACGAATTCAG GTAAGGAAAGTGCTTATGCTTGGGAAGAGACTACAAAGTATGATGAAACTGATGATCCTAAGTTGACAGAGGAAACAAGAAGGCTTCTTAAGGCAACAAGAGAGGCATTAAACCTGATGACTAAAGATTATCAGGGAAGAGATCGGCGCCGCAAACCGCCCATAAACAATCATGAGCCACAGCATTGA